In a genomic window of Quercus lobata isolate SW786 chromosome 4, ValleyOak3.0 Primary Assembly, whole genome shotgun sequence:
- the LOC115986842 gene encoding uncharacterized protein LOC115986842, translating into MLTIWPFLICCSMMATVMNSILLQSALEKLGVQTRVQSAFAMPEIAEPYSRQRAIRHLEKGRVVIFGGVGAGTGNPLFTTDTAAALRASELNADAVLKGTSVNGVYDFHSGNSNVILDHISYRDAISSTITSMDLMAITYCEENGIPVVVFNLLEPGNISRALCGDQVGTLIDQAGSIS; encoded by the exons ATGCTGACCATTTGGCCATTTTTGATCTGTTGCAGTATGATGGCAACAGTTATGAACTCTATACTGCTCCAATCAGCTCTAGAGAAGCTGGGCGTTCAGACACGTGTGCAAAGTGCATTTGCTATGCCAGAGATCGCTGAACCCTATAGCAGGCAACGGGCCATCCGGCATCTTGAGAAAGGAAGAGTTGTCATATTTGGTGGTGTTGGTGCTGGCACTGGAAATCCACTCTTCACTACTGATACAGCTGCAGCTCTGAGAGCTTCTGAGC TTAATGCAGATGCAGTTCTTAAAGGTACCAGTGTAAATGGTGTCTATGACTTTCATTCTGGTAACAGCAATGTGATACTTGATCACATTTCCTATCGTGATGCTATTTCTAGCACCATAACCTCTATGGACCTGATGGCGATAACATACTGTGAAGAGAATGGAATTCCTG TTGTGGTTTTTAATCTGCTTGAGCCTGGgaatatctcaagagcattatGCGGAGACCAAGTTGGCACTTTGATTGATCAGGCTGGAAGTATTAGTTAA